One stretch of Solenopsis invicta isolate M01_SB chromosome 16, UNIL_Sinv_3.0, whole genome shotgun sequence DNA includes these proteins:
- the LOC105199877 gene encoding zinc finger protein 287 yields the protein MSKPKTTGLFRPWNDLEINKASGIAIVDGALHNVSCSRQEDDEQVVSSTTSTTLTSIAETSDDCDGNFLNQETRTEASSSLIDYRRTRIKGSESLDDVATRITPILENEDVSASHVQGARSNSRVFQPQQPVDSMIPIRDSDEFDGPSDANSSSYLSTLKEFRPSEDFASIIGAYPMTIANLDVAGAWSSESRIPDVSRIHSYPGVQPGFQSGIYPGIFPLNLYNHSMEEAVQLVHRQDVVAKEMKKMRPKKHSCPHCSMAFSNGGQLTGHIRIHTGERPFKCDVESCGKRFTRNEELTRHKRIHTGVRPYSCVFCKKRFGRKDHLKKHMRTHEVRDSYRVSTAALGMIASLSYPFQQTAELSPYFYQI from the exons ATGTCCAAGCCGAAGACCACGGGTTTATTCCGACCATGGAacgatttagaaataaataaagcttCCGGAATCGCCATCGTTGACGGCGCGCTCCACAACGTGTCATGCAGCAGGCAGGAAGACGACGAACAGGTCGTGTCCTCGACAACGTCGACAACTTTGACGAGCATCGCCGAAACGTCTGACGACTGTGACGGCAATTTCCTGAACCAAGAAACAAGAACAGAGGCCTCTTCATCCTTAATCGATTATCGTCGCACGAGGATTAAGGGAAGCGAGTCCCTCGACGATGTAGCGACCAGAATCACGCCAATCCTCGAAAATGAGGACGTCTCCGCCAGCCACGTGCAAGGTGCGAGGAGCAACTCACGTGTCTTCCAGCCGCAGCAACCAGTGGATTCGATGATTCCCATTCGGGACTCGGACGAGTTCGACGGTCCTAGTGACGCTAATTCGTCGAGCTATCTGTCGACGCTCAAAGAATTTCGACCGTCGGAGGATTTTGCTTCGATTATTGGGGCTTATCCAATGACGATTGCGAATTTAGATGTCGCAGGAGCGTGGAGCTCCGAATCACGCATACCAGACGTTTCCAGGATACATTCCTATCCTGGTGTACAGCCTGGATTTCAGTCCGGAATTTATCCTGGAATCTTTCCTCTGAACCTTTACAATCATTCCATGGAAGAAGCGGTGCAATTGGTGCATCGACAGGACGTTGTCGCGAAAGAGATGAAGAAGATGCGGCCGAAGAAACACAGCTGCCCACACTGCAGCATGGCATTCAGTAACGGTGGCCAGCTTACCGGACATATTCGCATACACACTg GTGAGAGACCGTTTAAGTGTGACGTTGAGTCCTGCGGAAAACGGTTCACCAGAAACGAGGAATTGACGCGGCACAAACGAATTCACACTGGTGTTCGACCTTACTCCTGCGTCTTCTGCAAGAAACGGTTCGGGCGCAAGGATCATCTCAAGAAGCATATGAGGACTCATGAGGTACGCGATTCGTATCGCGTTTCAACGGCGGCGTTAGGCATGATCGCTTCTTTAAGTTATCCATTTCAACAAACTGCCGAACTTTCGCCATACTTCTATCAGATCTGA
- the LOC105199703 gene encoding venom allergen 3 precursor: protein MELIVSILWLAITAENLANTLATNYCNLQSCKRNNAIHTMCQYTSPTPGPMCLEYSNVGFTDAEKDAIVNKHNELRQRVASGKEMRGTNGPQPPAVKMPNLTWDPELATIAQRWANQCTFEHDACRNVERFAVGQNIAATSSSGKNKSTPNEMILLWYNEVKDFDNRWISSFPSDDNILMKVGHYTQIVWAKTTKIGCGRIMFKEPDNWTKHYLVCNYGPAGNVLGAPIYEIKK from the exons ATGGAATTAATTGTCAGTATATTATGGCTTGCCATAACAGCGGAAAACTTGGCTAATACATTAGCGACAAATTATTGCAACCTTCAATCATGTAAGAGAAACAATGCAATTCATACGATGTGCCAATATACC TCACCAACACCGGGGCCAATGTGCTTGGAATATAGCAATGTAGGTTTTACTGATGCTGAGAAAGATGCTATAGTAAACAAACACAATGAACTGAGGCAGAGAGTCGCATCGGGTAAGGAAATGAGAGGAACGAACGGCCCGCAACCTCCGGCGGTTAAAATGCCGAATTTG ACCTGGGATCCTGAATTAGCGACGATTGCTCAAAGATGGGCTAATCAGTGCACGTTTGAACATGATGCTTGTAGAAACGTAG AAAGATTCGCAGTAGGTCAGAATATAGCCGCAACATCTAGCTCGGGTAAAAATAAGTCAACTCCAaatgaaatgattttattatggTACAATGAAGTAAAAGACTTCGATAATCGTTGGATTTCCTCATTTCC ATCTGACGACAACATTCTGATGAAAGTAGGACATTATACTCAAATTGTTTGGGCTAAAACAACGAAAATCGGGTGCGGACGAATAATGTTCAAGGAACCAGATAACTGGACTAAACATTATTTAGTTTGCAACTATGGTCCAGCTGGAAATGTGCTGGGTGCACCAATATacgaaataaagaaatag